Proteins from a single region of Cytophagaceae bacterium:
- a CDS encoding 3-phosphoshikimate 1-carboxyvinyltransferase: MQRYLIKAKNDIFNEKIRLASSKSESNRALIINALSGFTGELENLSTARDTQTMIRLLESDDAVADVLDAGTTMRFSTAYFAATNQSKTMTGTPRMCQRPIGILVDALRTIGAEIDYLDQAGFPPHKINGLPSQKSNTIEIRGDVSSQYISALLMIAPVLLQGLTIKLTGEIGSIPYIKMTIRQMEAFGVKVEENWIEKTLKVAPQKYLAAHYKIESDWSGASYWYAVVALAQNTEVKIELLGLKENSLQGDSSIAEIMSHLGVKSTFTSEGVLLEKIQAESSFEWDFTNCPDLVQTVAVVLGAKGIKGKFTGIESLKIKETDRVFALQQELAKINASLVETVENKEYEVNGSGKWDTIPDIETYDDHRMAMAFAPLAMLKEVIIKEPGVVAKSYPSFWEDLSKVTEIEEI, from the coding sequence ATGCAGAGATATTTAATTAAGGCAAAAAACGACATTTTTAACGAAAAAATTAGGCTGGCTTCTTCGAAAAGCGAGAGTAACAGGGCATTGATTATTAATGCATTATCAGGTTTTACAGGTGAGTTGGAAAATCTTTCAACTGCCCGCGATACTCAGACTATGATAAGGTTGTTAGAGTCAGATGATGCGGTAGCTGATGTACTTGATGCCGGAACCACCATGCGTTTTTCGACTGCTTATTTTGCCGCCACCAACCAATCAAAAACCATGACAGGTACACCACGTATGTGCCAGAGACCTATTGGAATATTGGTAGATGCCCTGCGTACCATTGGTGCTGAAATCGATTATTTGGATCAGGCCGGATTTCCGCCACACAAAATCAATGGTTTGCCTTCACAAAAATCAAATACCATTGAAATCAGAGGTGATGTCAGCAGCCAATATATCTCCGCTCTTTTAATGATTGCCCCAGTTTTACTCCAAGGTTTGACCATTAAACTTACTGGAGAAATTGGTTCTATTCCTTATATCAAAATGACTATCAGGCAAATGGAGGCATTTGGGGTTAAGGTGGAAGAAAATTGGATAGAAAAAACGCTGAAAGTAGCTCCACAGAAATACCTTGCGGCCCATTATAAAATTGAATCAGATTGGTCAGGTGCGTCTTATTGGTATGCAGTGGTGGCATTGGCTCAAAATACTGAGGTGAAAATCGAATTACTGGGTTTGAAAGAAAATTCATTGCAAGGTGATAGCTCGATTGCTGAGATTATGAGCCATTTGGGAGTAAAGAGTACATTTACTTCTGAGGGTGTTTTGCTGGAAAAAATACAGGCCGAAAGCTCATTCGAGTGGGATTTTACCAATTGTCCAGACTTAGTCCAGACAGTGGCAGTAGTTCTGGGAGCAAAGGGAATAAAAGGTAAATTTACAGGTATCGAAAGTCTGAAAATCAAAGAAACAGACCGGGTGTTTGCTTTGCAACAAGAATTAGCCAAGATTAATGCCTCATTGGTTGAAACTGTAGAAAACAAAGAATATGAGGTCAACGGATCTGGAAAGTGGGATACAATCCCTGATATCGAAACTTATGATGACCATCGTATGGCAATGGCTTTTGCACCTTTGGCCATGCTTAAAGAAGTAATAATCAAAGAACCCGGTGTGGTGGCTAAGTCTTATCCAAGTTTTTGGGAAGATCTGTCAAAAGTTACTGAAATTGAAGAAATTTGA
- a CDS encoding T9SS type A sorting domain-containing protein — MGESDQIITVYLNDKSVTLTKLDDLIISGLMPLEDSFYFLTYNKKKNKTSLFELKTNSLLLTTLVEETSLEIMELSNDTIYYSFNSGGKRIIEFIKKSNRQKSRVLVLDSDVLLRKESKIYIGYSFDDKNKKFDLTKIDIQKGKEDLVLQSYEGFNYIYNPFIFKEHIYFIGDHKNRGLELFRSQLKTPENEQLVKAALILNQPQDSLIFAKNGGILSLEIENNAGVNYEWQLFKDGSWDELKSVSDYFKVNQVFSNELIISNFNILNDVIKVRCKISKDGFDELFTSEISIFQKMEILNHPISGSYLKGEKVNLKSNTNINPNKEIWETDITGEWKDINLLKEVFPQMKIDRNQIEFQNVENIENNGFRIRYKAVIDAPYQNVTSNIAEIKFLSPLNTEPKVSEILIFPNPSNKILSFNKTYSQCFIIDQSGNQYFAGSNLLQVDISKLSNGIYFVVLKDKNSSIIRKFSKL; from the coding sequence TTGGGTGAAAGTGATCAAATTATAACGGTATATTTAAATGATAAAAGTGTTACACTAACAAAACTTGACGACTTAATTATTAGTGGCTTAATGCCATTAGAAGATAGTTTTTATTTTTTAACTTATAACAAAAAAAAAAATAAAACATCACTTTTTGAATTAAAAACAAATTCACTTCTATTGACAACTTTGGTTGAAGAGACGTCTCTCGAAATCATGGAATTATCTAACGATACCATTTATTATTCTTTTAATTCTGGAGGAAAAAGAATTATTGAATTTATTAAAAAATCAAACAGGCAGAAGAGCAGAGTTTTAGTATTGGATAGTGATGTTCTTCTCAGGAAAGAATCAAAAATATATATTGGATATAGCTTTGACGATAAAAATAAGAAGTTCGATCTCACTAAAATTGATATTCAAAAAGGAAAGGAAGACCTAGTTTTGCAGTCATATGAAGGCTTTAATTATATTTATAATCCCTTTATTTTTAAAGAGCATATATATTTTATTGGAGATCATAAAAATAGAGGGTTAGAACTTTTTCGGAGTCAATTAAAAACTCCTGAAAATGAGCAATTGGTAAAAGCTGCCTTAATCTTAAATCAGCCACAGGATTCACTCATATTTGCAAAAAATGGTGGTATTTTAAGTCTTGAGATTGAAAACAATGCGGGAGTAAATTATGAATGGCAATTATTTAAAGATGGGAGTTGGGATGAATTAAAATCAGTTAGTGATTATTTTAAGGTCAATCAGGTTTTTTCCAACGAATTAATAATTAGTAATTTTAATATTTTAAATGATGTTATCAAAGTAAGATGTAAGATTTCTAAAGATGGTTTTGATGAATTGTTTACCTCTGAAATTAGTATTTTTCAAAAAATGGAAATATTAAACCATCCAATTTCTGGCTCTTATCTGAAAGGTGAAAAAGTAAATCTGAAATCAAATACCAATATTAATCCAAATAAAGAGATTTGGGAAACTGATATTACAGGTGAGTGGAAAGATATAAATTTGTTGAAAGAAGTTTTCCCGCAAATGAAAATTGACAGAAATCAAATTGAGTTTCAAAATGTCGAAAATATTGAAAACAATGGATTTAGAATTAGATATAAAGCTGTTATTGATGCACCTTACCAAAATGTTACGAGTAATATTGCGGAAATTAAATTTCTCAGTCCTTTAAATACAGAACCCAAAGTTTCTGAGATTTTAATTTTCCCAAATCCTTCCAATAAAATACTTTCTTTTAATAAGACATATAGCCAATGTTTTATTATTGATCAATCTGGGAATCAATATTTTGCAGGCTCAAATTTGCTACAAGTTGATATTTCCAAATTGAGTAATGGAATTTATTTTGTTGTATTAAAGGATAAAAATTCATCAATAATTAGGAAATTTTCAAAACTTTGA
- a CDS encoding sugar phosphate isomerase/epimerase yields MKTIKGPGIFLAQFMGDEAPFNSLDTIADYMAAKGYKGIQLPAWDGRIIDLKTAAESQTYCDELKGKLAAKGLEITELSTHLQGQLVASHPTYNTMYDAFAPAEVHGNEPARREWAIQQLKYAAKASKNLGLTSHVGFSGALAWPFLYPWPQRPAGLIDTAFTELAKRWKPILDVYDENGVDYCYELHPGEDLFDGTTFEMFVDKLGGHKRACINYDPSHFVLQGLDYVQFIDFYHERIRAFHVKDAEFNPTGKQGVYSGYAGWADRAGRFRSLGDGQVDFSAIFSKMSQYDYDGWAVLEWECCIKSSEQGATEGAPFIESHIIEVATRAFDDFAATGADEAVNKKVLGI; encoded by the coding sequence ATGAAAACAATTAAAGGACCCGGAATATTTCTTGCTCAGTTTATGGGGGATGAAGCTCCGTTTAATTCTTTGGATACGATCGCCGACTATATGGCCGCAAAAGGCTATAAAGGCATCCAGCTCCCAGCCTGGGATGGAAGAATAATTGATTTGAAAACTGCTGCTGAGTCTCAAACTTATTGTGATGAACTCAAAGGAAAACTTGCAGCCAAAGGTTTGGAAATCACTGAGCTTTCTACGCACCTTCAAGGTCAGTTGGTAGCGTCGCATCCAACTTACAATACCATGTATGATGCTTTTGCACCGGCAGAAGTCCATGGCAATGAACCAGCCCGCAGAGAATGGGCGATTCAGCAACTAAAATATGCCGCCAAAGCTTCAAAAAATCTTGGATTGACCTCGCATGTAGGTTTCTCCGGAGCTTTGGCATGGCCTTTTTTATATCCATGGCCTCAAAGACCTGCTGGATTGATTGACACAGCATTTACAGAATTGGCAAAAAGATGGAAGCCAATTCTGGATGTGTATGATGAAAACGGTGTAGATTATTGCTATGAATTGCACCCTGGAGAAGACCTTTTTGACGGTACAACATTCGAAATGTTTGTAGATAAACTCGGAGGTCACAAAAGAGCCTGCATCAACTACGACCCGAGTCACTTCGTATTGCAAGGCCTTGATTATGTTCAGTTTATTGACTTTTACCATGAGCGTATCAGAGCCTTCCACGTGAAAGATGCGGAATTTAATCCTACCGGAAAACAAGGTGTGTATAGTGGTTATGCCGGATGGGCTGACCGTGCAGGTAGATTCCGTTCACTGGGTGATGGTCAGGTAGATTTCTCTGCTATTTTCTCCAAAATGTCTCAGTATGATTATGATGGCTGGGCAGTATTGGAATGGGAATGCTGTATAAAATCGAGCGAACAAGGTGCAACTGAAGGTGCACCATTTATCGAGAGCCATATCATAGAAGTAGCTACCCGTGCGTTTGACGATTTTGCTGCAACAGGAGCCGACGAAGCAGTTAATAAAAAAGTATTGGGGATATGA
- a CDS encoding Gfo/Idh/MocA family oxidoreductase — translation MSKIKVGVVGTGFIGPAHVEALRRLPNIEVVALCEVNLELATTKAAQLGIERPCTFDELLSMPDIQCVHICTPNFLHYEQSKAALLAGKHVVCEKPLAKDLHEAEELVALAAKTGLVNAVHFNLRYYPLVRQMKMMREKGELGDIYSVIGSYLQDWLFYATDYNWRLEPDKSGDSRAIADIGSHLMDLIEYVTGLKTVEVMADFNTIHKNRKKPLKPVETYSGKMLQPEDYADVPINTEDHANVLLRFDNGNRGSITVSQVSAGRKNQLKVEISGSVKTLAWNSEAPNEIWIGSRDGANSLLMRDPSLVHEEVRSLITYPGGHNEGFGDTSKQLFKEVYEAVAANKMPENPKFPTFADGYRELLICERILESSRSDKWVKV, via the coding sequence ATGTCAAAAATTAAAGTAGGCGTAGTTGGAACCGGTTTTATAGGGCCTGCCCACGTTGAAGCTCTCAGGAGACTCCCAAATATAGAAGTGGTAGCTCTTTGTGAGGTAAATTTGGAATTAGCCACCACCAAAGCTGCTCAACTGGGTATTGAAAGACCCTGTACTTTCGATGAACTCCTGTCGATGCCTGATATCCAGTGTGTTCATATCTGTACGCCAAACTTCCTTCACTATGAGCAATCAAAGGCAGCTCTATTGGCTGGAAAACACGTGGTATGTGAAAAACCGCTCGCTAAAGACTTGCATGAGGCAGAAGAATTAGTGGCGTTGGCTGCAAAAACTGGACTAGTAAATGCCGTTCATTTCAACCTGAGATATTATCCTTTGGTTCGTCAAATGAAAATGATGCGTGAAAAAGGTGAACTTGGAGATATCTATTCGGTGATTGGTTCTTATTTGCAGGACTGGCTTTTCTATGCAACAGACTACAACTGGCGTTTGGAACCCGACAAATCGGGTGATTCCAGAGCGATTGCTGATATTGGTTCACACTTGATGGACTTGATTGAATATGTTACCGGCCTGAAAACAGTAGAGGTCATGGCTGATTTTAATACCATTCACAAAAACCGCAAAAAGCCTTTAAAGCCTGTTGAGACTTATTCAGGCAAAATGCTTCAACCCGAAGACTATGCTGATGTACCCATCAATACCGAAGACCATGCCAATGTGCTGCTTCGTTTTGACAATGGAAACAGAGGCTCAATTACAGTTTCACAGGTTTCGGCAGGAAGAAAAAATCAGTTGAAAGTAGAAATTTCGGGTTCTGTCAAAACATTGGCCTGGAATTCAGAAGCTCCAAACGAAATATGGATTGGTTCAAGAGATGGAGCTAACTCGTTGTTGATGCGAGATCCTTCACTTGTACATGAGGAAGTAAGATCATTAATTACTTATCCGGGAGGTCATAACGAAGGCTTTGGCGATACTTCAAAACAACTTTTCAAAGAAGTGTATGAGGCAGTTGCGGCCAATAAAATGCCTGAAAATCCAAAATTCCCAACCTTTGCCGATGGCTACCGCGAGCTTTTGATTTGTGAAAGGATCCTCGAAAGTAGCCGTAGCGATAAGTGGGTAAAAGTGTAG
- a CDS encoding Gfo/Idh/MocA family oxidoreductase has product MGMIGGSLEAFIGAVHRRGAALDGEIELVCGAFSSDPAKSKATGEALYLPSDRVYGSYKEMILKEKELPVGERMDFVSIVTPNHVHFEAAKFAIENGFHVVLDKPITLTMEEAKALEKIVNGSDVIFALTHNYTAYPMVKEAKQIIKSGKLGKIRKVIVEYPQGWLSQLVEATGQKQAAWRTDPARCGAGGGIGDIGTHAENLAEYITGLKITELCADLTIFVDGRKLDDDANILLRFDNGAKGVLHNSQICNGEENDLNIRVYGEFGGLKWKQMEPNTLEITNQENGSHIIRTGVGNLSAQAAAHTRQPAGHPEGYVETFANIYRNFAYALRARWGNSSATAAVGNLGNDHTISGQYDPEVHDFPGIEEGMRGMGFIQTVIKSNNSDQKWTKFEI; this is encoded by the coding sequence ATGGGCATGATTGGCGGAAGCCTTGAAGCCTTTATCGGAGCTGTACACCGGAGAGGGGCCGCCCTCGATGGTGAAATCGAACTCGTATGTGGAGCTTTCAGTTCTGACCCCGCCAAATCAAAAGCCACCGGAGAAGCCCTTTACCTTCCTTCCGATCGGGTTTATGGTTCTTATAAAGAAATGATTCTGAAAGAAAAAGAGCTTCCTGTAGGAGAAAGAATGGATTTCGTTTCTATAGTTACACCCAATCATGTACATTTTGAAGCAGCGAAATTTGCAATTGAAAACGGTTTCCATGTAGTTTTGGACAAACCCATAACCCTTACCATGGAAGAAGCCAAAGCTCTCGAAAAAATTGTTAATGGTTCTGATGTGATTTTTGCCCTTACCCATAATTATACTGCATATCCAATGGTAAAAGAGGCAAAGCAAATTATCAAGTCGGGTAAACTGGGAAAAATAAGAAAAGTAATAGTGGAATACCCCCAGGGCTGGTTATCGCAATTGGTAGAAGCTACCGGTCAAAAACAAGCTGCCTGGCGTACTGATCCTGCAAGATGCGGTGCCGGCGGGGGAATCGGAGATATCGGGACGCATGCAGAAAACCTTGCTGAATACATCACCGGATTGAAAATCACCGAGCTCTGTGCCGACCTTACCATTTTTGTAGATGGTAGAAAACTGGATGACGATGCTAATATTCTTTTGAGATTTGATAATGGGGCAAAAGGTGTCTTGCATAACAGCCAGATTTGTAATGGTGAAGAAAACGACCTGAATATCAGGGTATATGGAGAATTTGGTGGCCTGAAATGGAAACAAATGGAACCCAACACCCTTGAAATTACCAACCAGGAAAACGGTTCGCACATAATCAGGACCGGTGTTGGAAATCTTTCAGCACAAGCTGCAGCCCATACCCGTCAACCGGCTGGCCATCCTGAAGGATATGTAGAAACATTTGCAAATATTTACCGGAACTTTGCATATGCATTAAGGGCAAGATGGGGCAATTCTTCTGCCACAGCTGCTGTGGGTAATCTGGGCAACGACCATACGATTTCGGGTCAATATGATCCTGAGGTTCATGATTTTCCGGGAATTGAAGAAGGGATGCGGGGAATGGGATTTATCCAAACTGTAATCAAATCCAACAATTCTGACCAGAAATGGACAAAATTTGAAATATAA
- a CDS encoding MFS transporter yields MVNRNRLFLASCFALITTSMAFGIRAGILTQLGAEFQLDQEHLGYVNQMAFLGFPIAMIVGGPLYNIIGPKKIMWLAFITHVLGLVMTIFAGGFWTLLISTFFVGFANGTVEAACNPMISDMYEGNEKTKMLNRFHMWFPGGIVIGSLLSQFMTKNEMGWQFQIGAILIPAAIYAVLIIGQQFPESHDEGAASNSGNLKAMLSPLYLFMLACMALTAISEFGPEQWIGPIMEKTGASPMIILAIVTGLMAVGRYFAGPLVHSINPTGVLWGSAILATIGIALMSQASGVMVYVSAIIFALGVCYFWPTMIGFVAEELPQTGAFGMSIMGGMGMFSTSIFQPIIGKWLDNENAKALASGLTGDEANIVAGQATLDNMAVFPAILIVAFGILFFVMRKRKAALAH; encoded by the coding sequence ATGGTAAATAGAAATCGATTATTTCTCGCTAGTTGTTTTGCTTTAATTACTACCTCTATGGCTTTTGGTATCAGAGCCGGTATTCTTACACAGTTAGGTGCTGAATTCCAGCTTGATCAGGAACATTTGGGTTATGTTAATCAAATGGCTTTCTTAGGTTTTCCGATTGCGATGATTGTCGGAGGCCCACTTTACAACATTATCGGTCCGAAGAAAATCATGTGGTTGGCGTTCATTACCCATGTTTTGGGATTAGTTATGACCATTTTTGCTGGTGGTTTTTGGACACTTTTAATTTCTACTTTTTTTGTTGGTTTTGCAAATGGCACTGTTGAAGCTGCCTGTAATCCGATGATCTCTGACATGTATGAAGGTAACGAAAAAACCAAAATGCTGAACCGTTTCCATATGTGGTTCCCGGGTGGTATTGTTATTGGTAGCCTACTTTCACAGTTTATGACCAAAAACGAAATGGGATGGCAGTTTCAGATTGGTGCTATTCTGATACCTGCGGCGATTTATGCGGTTCTGATTATCGGCCAACAATTTCCTGAAAGCCATGACGAGGGTGCTGCCTCAAACAGTGGTAACCTGAAAGCCATGCTTTCACCTCTTTATTTATTTATGTTGGCATGTATGGCTTTAACGGCTATTTCTGAATTTGGGCCGGAGCAATGGATTGGACCAATCATGGAAAAAACTGGAGCAAGCCCAATGATCATTTTGGCAATCGTAACCGGATTGATGGCAGTTGGAAGGTATTTTGCCGGTCCACTTGTTCACAGTATTAACCCAACCGGAGTACTTTGGGGATCAGCGATTTTAGCAACCATCGGTATCGCCCTAATGAGTCAGGCTTCAGGTGTTATGGTTTATGTTTCTGCCATAATTTTTGCTTTGGGTGTTTGTTATTTCTGGCCAACAATGATTGGTTTCGTAGCTGAAGAATTACCACAAACCGGTGCATTCGGAATGTCAATAATGGGCGGAATGGGAATGTTTTCAACTTCAATTTTCCAACCGATTATTGGTAAATGGCTTGATAATGAAAATGCAAAGGCTTTGGCTTCAGGCTTAACCGGGGATGAAGCCAATATTGTAGCGGGACAGGCTACTTTAGATAATATGGCTGTTTTTCCTGCTATTTTGATTGTGGCTTTTGGTATTCTGTTTTTTGTTATGAGAAAAAGAAAAGCAGCTTTAGCTCATTGA
- a CDS encoding type III pantothenate kinase — protein MNVCIDIGNTRTKVGYFENGKLLNVQRIPAAEKLFDFLRIEDNDRIIISSVVKSIDELKLLFKNYPSVLFLNSDSLLPIKNNYASPKTLGYDRIAAAIGATVHFPGENVLVIDIGTAVKYDFVDFENTFVGGIISPGKRMRFKALNTFTQKLPLLDTDDIPELIGNNTESCMKSGVMNGLLAEINGIIEEYQKKVNFQIITTGGDAPYFESRIKYPTFAAPNLVLEGLNRILEYNVI, from the coding sequence ATGAATGTTTGTATTGATATTGGTAACACCCGAACAAAAGTCGGTTATTTTGAAAATGGAAAATTACTGAATGTTCAGCGGATTCCGGCGGCAGAAAAACTTTTTGATTTTTTAAGAATAGAAGATAATGACAGAATAATTATTTCTTCAGTGGTAAAATCAATTGATGAGCTAAAATTACTATTTAAAAATTATCCTTCGGTCTTGTTTTTAAATTCCGATTCTTTATTACCAATAAAAAATAATTATGCTTCTCCAAAAACGCTGGGTTATGACCGAATAGCTGCTGCAATAGGTGCAACTGTGCATTTTCCCGGTGAAAATGTATTAGTGATTGACATCGGAACCGCAGTTAAATACGACTTTGTGGATTTTGAAAATACATTTGTAGGTGGCATTATTTCACCCGGGAAAAGGATGAGATTTAAAGCCCTGAATACTTTTACACAAAAACTGCCGTTATTGGATACAGATGATATTCCGGAACTAATAGGTAACAACACCGAATCCTGCATGAAAAGCGGAGTAATGAATGGTTTGCTTGCCGAAATCAATGGAATAATTGAAGAATACCAAAAAAAAGTTAATTTTCAGATAATTACCACCGGAGGAGATGCCCCATACTTTGAAAGTAGGATAAAATATCCGACCTTTGCAGCTCCAAATTTGGTATTGGAAGGTCTCAATAGAATTTTAGAATATAATGTCATTTAA